The sequence aacggcagatatttttatgaggaggtttgccattgcctgtcgaggggcgaccgctattagaaaaatgtttatctttattttggtgttttaccgagattcgaacctacgttttctctgaattcccaatggcaatcacgcaccaacctattcggctacggtggccaaagaatacaagattgcgccctCCGAATTCGTCGTGTCGTCAGAGCccatcaataaacaaacaaacggaagtggaattacttgtttgtgaagaagaagagtaggcgaaagcaatggaaacaaggTGGgtttattataggtgacagcattcacccagctgaatttttcgccctTGATATGGCTTAcgttgtatgtattggtatgatTACAttcgtattgtattgtattttgacTTGATGCTTGTaccaaaggcaacaacaaatacatgtagggttttacttatatgtggttgctgtcacctataataaattcgccttgaatggaaacaaccaaagacaagacattcccatggcagccggttctacgttaccggaatgactcgggtttttcccgaccaatgGCTGCTGCCCCCAATaagcacaagaaattatacgcccatacacacactttcttgccCCGGCGTCTTCcccataaaaacgcaaacaaactgctTTTGGAGgccttatattaatttgtgcttcaACAATTTCacacgcggcacttcgttttcattagatTCATTACTTTAAAtctcataaatcaaaatttctcctacttttgtttgttttgtattgcgaagggatctgacgtcagacttgtcaaaatcgcgaaaaataaagtaacttttACGTAAGCGGTTTCCATTTCGCCCGTACATTTATTTTGCCCGGAATTCGGAACTCTTGAAAAACTATATTAAGTCGACTTTCAGATGAAATACGtttttcttgaaaatgtttattatttacaGGCCCTTCCTTTCTATTAATATTTCATCTTCAATTAATATTACTtgccgccttagccgaatgagatggtgcgtgactaccaagcGGTAGTGTGTAGGTTtgaatcttcgtgcatgaaacagcaaaatgctagtaaaagttttttctaatagcggtcgcccctcggcaagcgaTGGTAAtcctcagagtgtatttctgccatgaaaaagctcctcacaaaaaagaaatatcttccgttcggagtcggcttaaaactgtagattcctccatttgtggaacaacatgaagacgcgcgccgcaaataggaggaggagctcgaccaaacatctcacagaagtgtgcgcgccaattatttattttttattttccttgtaattcaacaaagttttcttGTAAAACccccaaaaaatttgttttcttcggATGACAGCTACACGAAAATAAACGATTGCCTATGTGTTCGTGGAGTAAGGGACATTTTTAACAACCTGCTTCTGCATTTAAGCAACCCTGTtgaatttgttttgttattgatttgcGCACAGTAGCtcttgcatttgttttttaactatGCTAAATATTTTAAACGATATCGTCcataaaattgttcaaaagcaaacaaacaaaatttataaacggtaaatattggaaataaattatgctcttctgtttgtttaatatttcgtaACCTTTAAAGAACAtccatgcacatatgtatacactCGTAAGTTGAAACACTTTAAATAAACGGATGCCTTTACTTCATTGAATTGATATTTTTCCcaagttacataaaataaaataaaaatcaacatGAAATTTCATCAGAATGAAGCTAAGAGTGAAGTGCAAATGCTGACGCCTCCTCCTCAAGGCGCTGGTGAAGGGGAGAATGTGGAAGATACTCCTGAATTATTGCTCAAAATGCTTGTGGATGCTGTTTGGAAACTATGTATGTCcggcttttgaattttttatttatattttgtacataatacataaaatttcaGGGATACAATTCAAGATTGCAGCTTCTTTTGTAATGGTTGATCTGGGAGGCTACCAGCTGTTGGATAAGATGGTACAATGGTGTGTCAGAAATCCGCATAAAGCTATTTGTATTGCAGCTGCACTTTTAGTTTTCCTACTTCCATTCTTGATTATGTTAGGTATTGGGCTTTCAACTCTACTCATGACCCTTACCGGGTTTCTTGTTTTGGAAGGTAAATATGTGCACTTAATTATATGTCTATATTATggtgttttttaatatatgaataATCATTTTCAGGCATACTTTTGAGTATAGTTGCAGCGCTATTGATGGGTTGTGTGGGCTTCTTAGTTTTAGCAGTACTATTTGTGAAACAACTAAACCGAACAGCATAAACTCGAGAGACTATACCAAGAATCATAATCGGACAGGTTCCATCATTCACTTCCgagtaaattttattgaaattttcttccGATTCCATTGGAATTCACTCGGAGGTGAATTACAGAAGCTACCTGTACATGATTTTCTGCGAGAATCGCGTAGTAGAGCATAATTATGACAGAATTGTTTTaatagaattaataaaattatttctcgAATAAGTATTTAATGAGAGACGAAATTATAGTATTATTCCTGCAACGTTTTAACGGCTGCAGTTTACTTTTCAAAGGTAGTATAAACCTATGGAAGCCTTAGTTGATCCTGATACTATTTGAACTCTGTAAAAATTGGAGTAACCACTTTGATAAAAATGAGCGCCTTTATTATTGAAGTTGCCTAATATTTCGACAGTTTAATACTAATGTATAGTAGATGCAATAATTATTGTAATCCTCACTCAGTagaaaatcaacattttatttttcaaagtatcAATCTTTTTGTTGGGTATTCAcatgtgttttttatttggcGCCCTTACTTCGGTACGAAATTACTAAGCTCCTATCTGTTTGtgcaacaatatcaagacgcacacaacaaattttAGGAAGAGCTTGGTCAAATATCTAACCAAGCTGAGCTAGAGCAACAATGTTTACATGTTGTGGGGGACTAAAACCCCCAcatatgctttttattttatattaacactCTTTATTTGTGATGTTTAATTCAAGgcagttaaaataaaactaataacttATAAAGGAACTCTAATTTTTATATGTCTTTTCGTTTGCAAGAACGCTTCTCGAATGATCTCTTTCTTAGAACGCATAACgacgttaaaattaaattgaataatgaataaaaatgaataatgaattcaGTGTGGCCAAAAGGATAGGTATAGGTGTGTTCCCGTACGACACTTTCACCTGTGTTCCCACAATGTATTTTcttttagcaaaaacaaaacaaaaaataagcaagacCCTTTGACATTCCAATCGGGAAACcgtaacaaaaaaagcaaatcagctgctATACCGAATTTCCCTTATGCGGATTCGCCGTGTACCTAATAGTATGTTTTCATGCCACGTAATTCACTGTCATTCGCAACTCCCTTCCCAATAATTCTTCGAATTACAAAATTCGTCATTCAAAAAAACATGCGATCACACAAGCAGTGATTagtaataaattcacaaaaataatctaCCAGTTCACATATGACAGATTATCTGCTAAATTGGCAATCAGCTGCCAATacaaaaaattggtttggtAAAATATTTTAGTGTGTAATTATTAATGAAGTGAATAAAAGTCAAAGAGAAGCAAAAGTTAATATAATTGCGCAAATTGCTGCTAGTAATAGACAGTTAGGGGGAATCCGTTGGAAAATTTTATGTCAACAATAAGCATGTGAAATTCgatactacatttttttaacaagcaATAGCATGCGAAAGCGTCTATGGCCACAcgctttttgtaaatttattgtaattatgtctacaaacctcttTTATTTGCCGACGCTCATTTTATTTAGTCCTAACTTTGATGTTGCtttttacattcgtaataataattatcgatatcaCAGAAAATACAGGGTTGTATGGAAAAAAGTATCCTTATAATCAACGATTATTTGATAATCTCGAACTTTCGTTGTCTTCAATAACTTTCATCGgcaatttattgaaataagttaaataagtcGTTGCATGAGAATTATCAGAGAAATTTCGAAGTAAATATTAAGTCAATTCTGAAAAGTTTTTAGCGGAACTATGAAGAAATCGTTGTCTTCAATAATTTTCATCGccaatttattgaaataagttaaataagtcGTTGCATGAGAATTATCAgagaaatttcgaaattaatATTAAGTCAATTCTGAAAAGTTTTTAGCGGTtcataaaatcgaaaaatgctgTGGCTAATATCCCCACGTACGGCATTTATAATGAATAAAAAGCTAAGTCAATTTTAATGGCTGTAAATCTTTTTGCTAAATTCCTCTCATCAAATTTCGCGATGAAAGATAGAatacttttttataagagcTAGCGAAATGCATTTTTGGTCCCTAGAATGatccgatttacacgaggagacatctggaagggagacactggaaattctcttttgatgtttcattcgcgacattttgacatttaatactttagcatcgtctggtttggatgtattctagcacgcgcttacatgtaaagcagagagcgttcgacaacagtttcttaaatatatgaatgaaaaatgcaaactggttaaataatcaataatttgttgtttttttatagaaatatatttataacttcttatacttgaataaaaaaaattaaattaaaaatacttcattgtaaataattaacttaaaattaactcgAGTATCTAGAAATAcaggaaaaaattagaaatcaacataaacatgtcccataactattttaaattatacctaatttactagcaaaaataatcgtgcatttcccaagcaccgttcggatgtttgtcatcgttgttatcttccgtttgtatgaaaaccaacacataacttagaactttcttccacaaaagaagaaaacgaatgaagcaactgtcaaaaattgctttaagataagaaatacgaataagaagagtaaagcgtgtcgccgagtacgggagacaaaatcccttctctcttccccgaccgtccttcgcccccgaacaaaatgtttcccttccagatgtctcctcgtgtaaatcgggtaaaTGTCAAAATCTGGAAACAAAGATTGATAGTTCGGCgccacttaaaattttacaatttggagaccaaataaaaaaaaaccttaaattgCAACCCCACTGATGCTACttgtttaatgtgccttgagaTTGTGGTTGTTTTTCTGGTAGCCATGAAACTCATTCATCTTCTCGCCCCATTTTTCTATTAGGCTCTTTCGCCAGCTTgcatcatttttctttttttttggcgttttcttttcttgtgaaatggaagaaataaattaaaccaATCTTTGCTTTTAAAATCTTAGTTTTAGCTTACTTTTTTTCTCCATCACCGATGTTCAGACCCAATAAATCGTAATAATAAGAGCAAAGAACGAGAAGGAGTAATTCATGAAATTCTTAGAGAGCGAATCACGTGCCGTGGGAAGATAGCATTACAAAGGATGTTCGCGTCATTAACCACTTAAGTGGAAATGACGAGTATCGCCCGCAAACATTTTCTGTGCCAA comes from Anastrepha ludens isolate Willacy chromosome 3, idAnaLude1.1, whole genome shotgun sequence and encodes:
- the LOC128856324 gene encoding uncharacterized protein LOC128856324; protein product: MKFHQNEAKSEVQMLTPPPQGAGEGENVEDTPELLLKMLVDAVWKLWIQFKIAASFVMVDLGGYQLLDKMVQWCVRNPHKAICIAAALLVFLLPFLIMLGIGLSTLLMTLTGFLVLEGILLSIVAALLMGCVGFLVLAVLFVKQLNRTA